From the genome of Miscanthus floridulus cultivar M001 chromosome 10, ASM1932011v1, whole genome shotgun sequence, one region includes:
- the LOC136486899 gene encoding uncharacterized protein, translated as MDLRRLAVFAAALAAGWWARGAEASIHTYDREPFREVGNAFLLSGGSEGIVADGADAAAPPSSFIKFVNVTFWRTPEAAESHAKMAHSTGLVQAILFEAADRDNIGGSAYGGQRSICCTPDLAKLEGCKQGEVIRRPSSDDPDWPYVLDTHFSANHLSVKLEDEPVRITKTGMYNLFFISCDPKLRGLTMSGKTIWKNPGGYLPGRMAPLMKFYVLMSLAYLWVMIVWFSQYIRFWRDILPIQNWITLVIALGLFEMTLWYFEYLNFNSSGVRPVGITTWVVTVGAIRKTVSRLLILSISMGYGVVRPTLGGLTSKVLLLGLTYFLASEMLDIAENVGTINDISGKARLFLVLPDAFLDAFLILWIFTSLSRTLEKLQARRSSVKLDIYRKFTNALAVSVIASVAWIGYEVYFKATDPFSERWQSAWIITAFWDVLAFVLLLVICYLWAPSQSSQRYAYSGEAADDDDEESQSLTKGDGEVGMVKIDKDRSAGVSGAFSLEDEAEEDKRE; from the exons ATGGATCTCCGCCGCCTCGCGGTGTTCGCGGCCGCCCTCGCCGCCGGGTGGTGGGCCCGCGGCGCGGAGGCGTCGATCCACACCTACGACCGGGAGCCCTTCCGCGAGGTGGGCAACGCCTTCCTCCTCTCCGGCGGCAGCGAGGGCATCGTCGCCGACGGGGCAGACGCCGCTGCCCCGCCATCCTCCTTCATCAA GTTTGTGAATGTTACATTTTGGAGAACCCCAGAAGCTGCGGAATCACACGCAAAAATGGCACATAGTACGGGCTTGGTACAGGCTATACTATTTGAAGCTGCGGACAGGGATAACATTGGGGGATCTGCCTATGGCGGACAGAGGTCCATATGTTGTACCCCGGACCTTGCTAAACTAGAGGGCTGCAAGCAAGGGGAAGTAATCAGGAGGCCGTCCTCTGATGATCCAGATTGGCCCTACGTGCTAGACACGCACTTCAGCGCTAATCACCTTTCAGTGAAGttagaagatgagccagtgcGCATTACAAAGACAGGCATGTACAACTTGTTCTTCATATCCTGTGATCCAAAACTGAGAGGCCTTACTATGAGTGGGAAGACTATCTGGAAGAATCCTGGTGGGTATCTACCGGGACGAATGGCGCCTTTGATGAAATTTTACGTTCTCATGTCGCTGGCGTATCTGTGGGTAATGATTGTTTGGTTTAGCCAATACATAAGGTTCTGGAGGGATATATTGCCAATCCAGAATTGGATCACTCTAGTCATTGCACTTGGTCTGTTTGAGATGACACTATGGTACTTTGAATACTTGAACTTCAACAGCAGTGGTGTGCGGCCAGTTGGAATCACAACTTGGGTGGTCACTGTTGGAGCTATCAGAAAAACAGTTTCGCGTCTACTCATCCTTTCTATCTCAATGGGTTATGGTGTTGTTCGTCCAACTTTGGGAGGTCTCACTTCCAAGGTGTTGCTACTCGGACTTACATATTTCCTGGCATCTGAGATGCTGGACATTGCAGAGAATGTTGGAACAATTAATGATATATCAGGCAAAGCAAGGCTTTTCCTGGTCCTTCCTGATGCATTTTTGGATGCTTTTCTCATACTCTGGATTTTCACTTCTCTTTCCCGCACACTAGAGAAGCTACAG GCAAGGAGGAGTTCCGTGAAATTGGATATATACAGAAAGTTTACAAATGCATTGGCTGTTTCTGTGATAGCTTCAGTTGCCTGGATTGGTTATGAG GTCTATTTCAAAGCGACGGACCCCTTCAGTGAGAGGTGGCAGAGTGCCTGGATCATAACTGCCTTCTGGGATGTTCTTGCGTTTGTGTTGCTTCTTGTGATTTGTTATCTGTGGGCACCATCCCAAAGCTCACAAAG ATATGCATATTCAGGTGAAGCtgctgacgatgatgatgaggaatccCAATCTCTGACGAAAGGAGATGGTGAAGTAGGGATGGTAAAGATTGACAAGGACAGAAGCGCTGGTGTTAGCGGTGCTTTCAGCTTAGAAGATGAGGCTGAGGAGGACAAGCGGGAATAG